One genomic segment of Mycolicibacterium chubuense NBB4 includes these proteins:
- a CDS encoding DMT family transporter, which produces MAKADLAALLAVAAAFFIAIGDVIHQRTAHEVTDEPVGHLALFVRLLRDGRWWLGSGVAAVGFALQAAALGLGSVLLVQALLVTSLLFALPISARLSGRRVTRWQWLWAALLAAAVAVIVTVGNPTAGASRGSLNTWLVVVGVLGTGLALCLIGARMWSGPVSAVLLGVVSGALWGVFAVLTKAVVDRLDVTSVAGVIELLRTPELYAWALVALAGTAMQQASFRAGSLTASLPTMTVAEPLVGSILGIAVLGETLRPGEAGWFLLVVAVAVMIAATAALARGEAAVRQPG; this is translated from the coding sequence TTGGCCAAGGCCGATCTCGCCGCGCTGCTCGCTGTGGCCGCCGCCTTCTTCATCGCCATCGGCGACGTCATCCATCAGCGCACCGCTCACGAGGTGACCGACGAGCCGGTCGGTCACCTCGCTCTGTTCGTCAGGCTGCTGCGGGACGGCCGATGGTGGCTGGGCAGCGGTGTCGCCGCCGTCGGATTCGCGCTGCAGGCCGCCGCGCTGGGACTGGGGTCTGTGCTGCTGGTGCAGGCGCTGCTGGTCACCTCGCTGCTGTTCGCGTTGCCGATCAGCGCCCGGCTGTCGGGCCGGCGGGTCACCCGGTGGCAGTGGCTGTGGGCGGCGCTGCTCGCCGCGGCGGTGGCGGTGATCGTGACCGTCGGGAACCCGACGGCCGGAGCGTCCCGTGGCTCGCTGAACACCTGGCTCGTGGTGGTGGGTGTCCTGGGGACGGGGCTGGCGCTGTGCCTGATCGGGGCGCGGATGTGGTCGGGGCCGGTCAGCGCGGTGTTGCTGGGCGTGGTCTCGGGTGCGCTGTGGGGGGTGTTCGCGGTGCTGACCAAGGCCGTCGTGGACCGCCTCGACGTGACGAGCGTGGCCGGTGTGATCGAACTGCTGCGCACGCCGGAGCTCTACGCCTGGGCGCTGGTGGCCCTCGCGGGCACCGCGATGCAGCAGGCGTCGTTCCGGGCGGGGTCGCTGACCGCGTCCCTGCCGACGATGACCGTCGCCGAGCCGCTGGTCGGCTCCATCCTCGGCATCGCCGTCCTCGGGGAGACCCTGCGGCCTGGGGAGGCGGGCTGGTTCCTGCTGGTGGTGGCCGTCGCGGTGATGATCGCGGCGACCGCGGCACTGGCGCGCGGCGAAGCAGCCGTCCGGCAACCGGGGTGA
- the miaB gene encoding tRNA (N6-isopentenyl adenosine(37)-C2)-methylthiotransferase MiaB, whose protein sequence is MTQQASAAAPGPADPRTARTYQVRTYGCQMNVHDSERLAGLLDEAGYQRAADGADADVVVFNTCAVRENADNKLYGNLSHLAPRKQADPNMQIAVGGCLAQKDRDSVLSKAPWVDVVFGTHNIGSLPALLDRARHNRAAEVEIAEALQEFPSALPASRESAYAAWVSISVGCNNTCTFCIVPSLRGKEVDRRPADVLAEVRSLVDQGVLEITLLGQNVNAYGVSFVDPQQPRDRGAFAKLLRACGRIDGLERVRFTSPHPAEFTDDVIEAMAETPNVCPTLHMPLQSGSDRMLRAMRRSYRAERYLAIIERVRAAIPHAAITTDLIVGFPGETEEDFQATLDVVAAARFSSAFTFQYSKRPGTPAADLPDQVSKAVVSERYQRLIDLQERISLEENTAQIGRTVELLVATGEGRKDAATARMSGRARDGRLVHFAPGPHAGEVRPGDVVVTTVTGAAPHHLIADGALLTHRRTRAGDAHAAGRKPRTGVGLGMPGVGAPPQTALTTGCAR, encoded by the coding sequence GTGACGCAGCAGGCGAGCGCAGCCGCGCCCGGGCCCGCTGATCCGCGGACCGCGCGCACCTACCAGGTGCGCACCTACGGATGCCAGATGAACGTGCACGATTCCGAGCGGCTGGCCGGACTCCTCGACGAGGCGGGTTACCAGCGCGCGGCCGACGGCGCCGATGCCGACGTCGTGGTGTTCAACACCTGCGCGGTGCGGGAGAACGCCGACAACAAGCTCTACGGCAACCTCAGCCACCTGGCGCCCCGCAAGCAGGCCGATCCGAACATGCAGATCGCCGTCGGCGGCTGTCTGGCGCAGAAGGACCGCGACTCGGTGCTGAGCAAGGCGCCGTGGGTCGACGTCGTGTTCGGTACCCACAACATCGGCTCGCTTCCCGCCCTGCTCGATCGGGCCAGGCACAACCGGGCCGCCGAGGTCGAGATCGCCGAGGCCCTGCAGGAATTCCCGTCAGCACTGCCCGCGAGCCGCGAATCCGCTTACGCGGCCTGGGTTTCGATCTCGGTCGGCTGCAACAACACCTGCACGTTCTGCATCGTCCCGTCGCTGCGTGGCAAAGAGGTCGACCGCCGCCCCGCCGATGTGCTCGCCGAGGTGCGGTCCCTGGTGGACCAGGGAGTCCTCGAGATCACGCTGCTGGGCCAGAACGTCAATGCCTACGGGGTCTCGTTCGTCGACCCTCAGCAGCCCAGGGACCGCGGCGCGTTCGCGAAGCTGCTGCGTGCCTGCGGCCGCATCGACGGTCTGGAGCGGGTGCGGTTCACCTCGCCGCACCCTGCCGAGTTCACCGACGACGTGATCGAGGCGATGGCCGAGACACCGAACGTGTGCCCGACGCTGCACATGCCGCTGCAGTCGGGTTCGGACCGGATGCTGCGCGCGATGCGACGCTCCTACCGGGCCGAGCGCTACCTGGCGATCATCGAGCGAGTGCGCGCCGCGATCCCGCACGCCGCGATCACCACCGACCTGATCGTCGGGTTTCCCGGCGAGACGGAGGAGGATTTCCAGGCCACCCTCGATGTCGTCGCCGCCGCCCGGTTCTCCAGCGCCTTCACCTTCCAGTACTCCAAGCGGCCCGGCACCCCGGCCGCCGACCTGCCCGATCAGGTTTCCAAAGCCGTTGTCTCCGAGCGCTATCAGCGGTTGATCGATCTTCAGGAGCGAATCTCACTGGAGGAGAACACGGCTCAGATCGGCCGGACGGTCGAGCTTCTGGTGGCCACCGGCGAGGGGCGCAAGGACGCCGCCACCGCCCGTATGTCGGGCCGTGCCCGCGACGGCCGACTGGTGCACTTCGCGCCGGGGCCGCACGCCGGGGAGGTCAGGCCGGGCGACGTCGTCGTCACGACCGTCACCGGCGCCGCGCCGCACCATCTGATCGCCGACGGTGCCCTGCTCACCCACCGCCGCACCCGCGCCGGCGACGCCCACGCCGCCGGGCGCAAGCCGCGCACCGGCGTCGGGCTCGGCATGCCGGGCGTGGGCGCCCCTCCGCAGACGGCGTTGACGACCGGATGCGCCCGATGA
- a CDS encoding DUF349 domain-containing protein produces MTITEPGGSHDADQRESDPAQDTVTSAPRPKPSAARPKPGPARPVPRPAPPAKAAVAAVPVNDPRRFGRVDPDGTVWLITSSGERSIGSWQAGDADAAYEHFGRRFDDLHTEVVLLERRLASGAGDARKIRSAASTLAESLPEAHVLGDVDSLATRLAAIADQAASATQEEKAKREEARAAQTARKEALAAEAEDIAANSTQWKSAGDRLRAILDEWKTITGLDRKTDDALWKRYSAARETFNRRRGSHFAELDRERAGAKQAKEALCVRAEELSDSTDWGATSATFRELLGEWKAAGRAAKDVDDALWQRFKAAQDKFFSARNAVTAERDAEFKANAQAKEALLAEAEKLDTTDLEAARAALRTIGDKWDAIGKVPRERASELERRLRAVEKKIRDAPTGGVDPEAQARADQFRARVEQYERQAEKAEAAGRTKDAEQARASAEQWRQWAEAAADALGRKR; encoded by the coding sequence ATGACGATCACCGAACCGGGCGGATCCCACGACGCCGACCAACGCGAATCGGACCCCGCGCAGGACACAGTCACCTCAGCCCCACGTCCCAAACCCTCTGCCGCCAGGCCGAAGCCGGGGCCAGCGCGGCCGGTGCCCCGGCCCGCCCCGCCCGCCAAGGCGGCCGTCGCCGCCGTACCGGTGAACGACCCGCGCCGCTTCGGGCGCGTCGACCCCGACGGCACCGTCTGGCTGATCACGTCCTCGGGTGAACGCAGCATCGGCTCCTGGCAGGCCGGCGACGCCGACGCGGCATATGAGCACTTCGGGCGCCGCTTCGACGACCTGCACACCGAGGTGGTGCTGCTCGAGCGGCGGCTCGCCTCCGGCGCCGGAGACGCCCGCAAGATCCGTTCGGCGGCCTCGACGCTCGCCGAGAGCCTGCCCGAGGCCCACGTGCTCGGCGACGTCGACTCCCTGGCCACCCGCCTCGCCGCCATCGCCGATCAGGCCGCCAGCGCCACACAGGAAGAGAAGGCCAAGCGGGAGGAGGCGCGCGCCGCGCAGACCGCACGCAAGGAGGCGCTGGCCGCCGAAGCCGAGGACATCGCCGCCAACTCCACGCAGTGGAAGTCTGCCGGGGACCGGTTGCGCGCCATCCTCGACGAGTGGAAGACGATCACAGGGCTGGACCGCAAGACCGACGATGCCCTGTGGAAGCGCTATTCGGCGGCCCGCGAGACGTTCAACCGACGGCGGGGGTCGCATTTCGCAGAGCTCGACCGCGAGCGTGCCGGGGCCAAACAGGCCAAGGAGGCGCTGTGCGTGCGCGCCGAGGAACTCAGCGACTCCACGGACTGGGGCGCCACCTCGGCGACGTTCCGCGAGTTGCTGGGCGAGTGGAAGGCCGCCGGCCGTGCCGCCAAGGACGTCGACGACGCGCTCTGGCAGCGGTTCAAGGCCGCTCAGGACAAGTTCTTCTCGGCCCGCAACGCGGTCACCGCCGAGCGTGACGCCGAGTTCAAGGCCAACGCGCAGGCCAAGGAGGCGCTCCTGGCCGAGGCCGAGAAGCTCGACACCACGGACCTGGAGGCGGCGCGCGCCGCTCTGCGCACGATCGGCGACAAGTGGGACGCGATCGGCAAGGTCCCGCGGGAGCGCGCGTCGGAACTGGAGCGGCGGCTGCGCGCGGTGGAGAAGAAGATCCGCGATGCTCCAACCGGCGGCGTCGACCCCGAGGCGCAGGCACGCGCCGACCAGTTCCGGGCCCGCGTCGAGCAGTACGAACGCCAGGCGGAGAAGGCCGAAGCCGCCGGCCGGACCAAGGACGCCGAGCAGGCCCGGGCCAGCGCCGAGCAGTGGCGGCAGTGGGCCGAGGCGGCCGCAGACGCGCTCGGGCGGAAACGCTAG
- the dapF gene encoding diaminopimelate epimerase: MKFAKGHGTQNDFVLLPDLSADLVLAPGAVAALCDRRQGLGADGVLRVTTAGAAQAAGVFERLPEGVTADDWYMDYRNADGSIAQMCGNGVRVFAHYLRASGLETRDEFVVGSLAGARPVVLQAVDAVTADVTVEMGKANVTGTGTATVGGRTVTGLAVDVGNPHLACVDASLTGDGLALLDVGAPVQFDAAQFPDGVNVEVLTAPVDEAVSMRVHERGVGETRSCGTGTVAAAVAALAHQQRSTGTLRVRVPGGEVVVTVTDATSFLRGPSVLVARGELADEWWAAQSSGIAGPAGALIGVHEK, translated from the coding sequence GTGAAGTTCGCCAAGGGACACGGCACGCAGAACGACTTCGTGCTGCTGCCCGACCTGTCCGCCGACCTGGTGCTCGCGCCGGGAGCGGTCGCTGCGCTGTGCGACCGCAGACAGGGCCTGGGCGCCGACGGTGTACTGCGCGTGACCACCGCGGGTGCCGCGCAGGCCGCCGGGGTGTTCGAGCGGCTTCCCGAAGGCGTCACCGCCGACGACTGGTACATGGACTACCGCAACGCCGACGGTTCGATTGCGCAGATGTGCGGCAACGGCGTGCGGGTGTTCGCGCACTACCTGCGCGCCAGCGGGCTGGAGACCCGCGACGAGTTCGTCGTCGGGTCGCTGGCCGGCGCCCGCCCCGTCGTCCTGCAGGCCGTCGACGCGGTGACCGCGGACGTCACCGTGGAGATGGGCAAGGCCAACGTCACGGGTACCGGCACCGCGACGGTCGGGGGACGCACGGTCACCGGCCTGGCGGTCGACGTCGGCAATCCGCATCTGGCCTGCGTCGATGCGAGCCTGACCGGCGACGGGCTGGCGCTGCTCGATGTCGGTGCGCCCGTACAGTTCGACGCCGCGCAGTTCCCCGACGGGGTCAACGTCGAGGTGCTCACCGCGCCTGTGGACGAAGCCGTGTCGATGCGGGTGCACGAGCGGGGAGTGGGGGAGACGCGCTCCTGTGGCACCGGGACGGTGGCCGCGGCCGTGGCCGCGCTGGCCCATCAGCAGCGCTCGACCGGGACGCTGCGCGTCCGCGTTCCCGGCGGCGAGGTCGTCGTCACGGTCACCGACGCCACCAGCTTCCTGCGCGGCCCGTCGGTGCTGGTCGCGCGGGGTGAGCTCGCCGACGAGTGGTGGGCGGCCCAGTCGTCCGGAATTGCCGGGCCGGCCGGTGCGTTAATTGGGGTGCATGAAAAGTGA
- a CDS encoding amino acid ABC transporter ATP-binding protein has translation MISMKAVNKHFGALHVLKDIDLDVGRGQVVVVLGPSGSGKSTLCRTINRLETIDSGTIAVDGEVLPQEGRKLAALRSDVGMVFQSFNLFAHKTIVENVTLAPMKVRKMSKAQAREKAMSLLERVGVANQADKYPAQLSGGQQQRVAIARSLAMNPKVMLFDEPTSALDPEMINEVLSVMSSLAADGMTMLVVTHEMGFARRAANRVVFMADGAILEDAEPAQFFENPRSDRAKDFLGKILHH, from the coding sequence ATGATCTCGATGAAGGCGGTCAACAAGCACTTCGGAGCGCTCCACGTTCTCAAGGACATCGACCTCGACGTCGGCAGGGGCCAGGTCGTCGTCGTGCTGGGGCCGTCCGGGTCGGGCAAGTCCACGCTGTGCCGCACCATCAATCGCCTCGAGACCATCGACTCGGGCACGATCGCCGTCGACGGCGAGGTGCTGCCGCAGGAGGGGCGCAAGCTCGCGGCGCTGCGGTCCGACGTCGGAATGGTGTTCCAGTCGTTCAACCTGTTCGCGCACAAGACAATTGTCGAGAACGTGACACTGGCGCCGATGAAGGTCCGCAAGATGTCGAAGGCGCAGGCCCGCGAGAAGGCGATGAGCCTCCTCGAACGGGTCGGGGTGGCCAACCAGGCCGACAAGTACCCCGCGCAGCTGTCCGGGGGGCAGCAGCAGCGCGTCGCGATCGCGCGCTCACTGGCGATGAATCCCAAGGTGATGCTCTTCGACGAGCCGACCAGCGCGCTCGACCCGGAGATGATCAACGAAGTGCTCTCGGTGATGTCCTCATTGGCCGCCGACGGGATGACGATGCTCGTGGTCACCCACGAGATGGGTTTCGCGCGCCGGGCCGCCAACCGTGTGGTGTTCATGGCCGACGGCGCGATCCTGGAGGACGCCGAACCCGCGCAGTTCTTCGAGAACCCCCGGTCGGACCGGGCCAAGGACTTTCTCGGCAAGATCCTGCACCACTGA
- the hflX gene encoding GTPase HflX, which translates to MTYPEFLNENPSAGELALEDRTALRRVAGLSTELTDVSEVEYRQLRLERVVLVGVWTEGSAADADASLAELAALAETAGSEVLEGVIQRRDKPDPATYIGSGKAAELREVVLATGADTVICDGELSPAQLNALEKVVKVKVIDRTALILDIFAQHATSREGKAQVSLAQMEYMLPRLRGWGESMSRQAGGRAGGAGGGVGTRGPGETKIETDRRRIRERMAKLRRDIKDMKKIRDTQRSGRRRSEVPSVAIVGYTNAGKSSLLNALTGAGVLVENALFATLEPTTRRGQFDDGRPFVLTDTVGFVRHLPTQLVEAFRSTLEEVVDADLLVHVVDGSDVNPLAQINAVRQVINDVVAEYGVTAPPELLVVNKTDAASGLMLAQLRRPLPDAVFVSARTGDGLDRLRSRMAELVVPTDATVDVTIPYERGDLVARLHSDGRVDATEHTERGTRIKARVPVALAAGLSEFATY; encoded by the coding sequence ATGACCTATCCCGAATTCCTCAACGAGAACCCGAGCGCGGGTGAGCTGGCCCTCGAGGACCGGACCGCGCTGCGGCGCGTCGCCGGGCTGTCGACCGAGCTGACCGACGTCTCCGAGGTCGAATACCGCCAGCTGCGCCTCGAGCGCGTGGTGCTGGTCGGTGTCTGGACCGAAGGCAGCGCCGCCGACGCCGACGCCAGCCTGGCCGAACTGGCCGCGCTGGCCGAGACCGCCGGCTCCGAAGTGCTCGAAGGCGTGATCCAGCGCCGCGACAAGCCGGACCCGGCCACCTACATCGGTTCGGGCAAGGCCGCCGAGTTGCGTGAGGTCGTCCTGGCCACCGGCGCCGACACCGTGATCTGCGACGGCGAACTGAGCCCTGCGCAGCTGAATGCACTGGAGAAGGTCGTCAAGGTCAAGGTCATCGACCGGACCGCGCTGATCCTCGACATCTTCGCCCAGCACGCCACCAGCCGGGAAGGCAAGGCGCAGGTGTCGCTGGCCCAGATGGAGTACATGCTGCCGCGGCTGCGCGGCTGGGGCGAGTCGATGTCCCGGCAGGCCGGCGGTCGGGCCGGCGGCGCCGGCGGCGGCGTGGGTACCCGCGGACCGGGTGAGACGAAGATCGAGACGGACCGCCGCCGCATCCGGGAACGGATGGCCAAGCTGCGCCGCGACATCAAGGACATGAAGAAGATCCGCGACACGCAGCGCAGCGGCCGCCGGCGCAGCGAAGTCCCGTCGGTCGCGATCGTCGGCTACACCAACGCCGGCAAGTCGAGTCTGCTCAACGCGCTCACCGGCGCCGGCGTGCTGGTCGAGAACGCACTGTTCGCCACCCTCGAACCCACCACCCGCCGAGGGCAATTCGACGACGGCCGGCCGTTCGTGCTCACCGACACCGTCGGGTTCGTCCGGCACCTGCCCACCCAGCTCGTCGAAGCCTTCCGGTCCACGCTGGAGGAGGTCGTCGACGCCGACCTGCTGGTGCACGTCGTCGACGGCTCCGACGTCAACCCCCTGGCGCAGATCAACGCCGTCCGTCAGGTGATCAACGACGTGGTCGCCGAATACGGCGTCACCGCGCCGCCGGAACTGCTGGTGGTCAACAAGACCGACGCGGCCAGCGGGCTGATGCTGGCCCAGCTGCGGCGGCCGCTGCCCGATGCGGTGTTTGTCTCGGCGCGCACCGGTGACGGACTGGACCGGCTGCGCAGCCGGATGGCCGAACTGGTCGTCCCGACCGACGCAACGGTCGACGTGACGATTCCCTACGAGCGCGGCGACCTCGTGGCGCGCCTGCACTCCGACGGCCGCGTGGACGCCACCGAGCACACCGAGCGGGGCACCCGGATCAAGGCGCGGGTGCCGGTCGCGCTGGCGGCGGGGCTGAGCGAGTTCGCGACGTACTGA
- a CDS encoding molybdopterin-dependent oxidoreductase codes for MWPASSSLTHWGAFTATVESGDLASVTPLEGDADPSAALGNLPGSVRHVSRVTTPAVRRGWLDDGPAPSTRRGADPFVAVSWDELTDLLATELRRVIDTHGNEAIYGGSYGWASAGRFHHAQSQVHRFLNCLGGYTFSRHSYSLGATGVIMPRVVGTHDDLFKRSTQWDVIVEHTDLIVCFGGVALKNTGVNHGGTTAHPARNALNRFRDRGGRIVSFSPLRDDVDGPCEWFAPVPGTDVAIMLALAHVLATESLADREFLATHCTGYDRFERYLLGRDDGVPKSPQWAAPICGLAAEDLTALARRMADGRTIVTVSWSLQRTRYGEQTPWMGVTLAAMLGQIGLPGGGFGHGYGSMNEPGLPPLRCTLPRLPQGLNPVTSFIPVAAVSDMLLRPGEPFDYNGLRLTYPDIRLVYWAGGNPFHHHQNIPRLRRALSRPDTVVVHDPYWTPMSKHADIVVPSTTFAERDDFSGSRNDPVLMAMPKLVEPHASSRDDYDTFAALSRRLGVGDAFTEGRTSWQWLGHLYETWAQTLDFDVPTFDEFWQAGGTRLPVEDGLTLFADFRADPVRHRLGTRSGLIEIFCADIDAFGYEDCAGHPRWFEPTEWLGGPRARRYPLHLLANQPASRLHSQLDGGAASQKSKVSGREPIRVNPADARTRGLGDGDVVRVFNDRGACLAGVVLDDRVRPQVVQLSTGAWFDPADPADVDSLCLHGNPNVLTDDIGTSSLAHGCSGAHALVEIEKYTGTPPAVRAHRPPEMVSTSRTRSAPPPARPAPAP; via the coding sequence GTGTGGCCGGCTTCGAGCAGCTTGACGCATTGGGGAGCTTTCACCGCCACAGTCGAATCCGGCGATCTCGCGTCGGTGACACCGCTCGAAGGCGACGCCGATCCCAGCGCCGCGCTGGGCAATCTGCCCGGTTCGGTCCGGCACGTCTCCCGGGTCACGACGCCCGCGGTGCGCCGCGGCTGGCTCGACGACGGTCCCGCACCGAGCACGCGGCGCGGCGCCGATCCGTTCGTCGCGGTCAGCTGGGACGAGCTCACCGACCTGCTGGCCACCGAGCTGCGGCGGGTCATCGACACCCACGGCAACGAGGCGATCTACGGCGGCTCCTACGGCTGGGCCAGCGCCGGCCGTTTCCACCACGCACAGAGCCAGGTGCATCGATTCCTCAATTGCCTTGGTGGCTATACCTTCTCGCGGCATTCCTACAGCCTGGGCGCCACCGGCGTGATCATGCCGCGGGTGGTGGGCACCCACGATGATCTGTTCAAGCGCTCGACGCAGTGGGACGTCATCGTCGAACACACCGATCTGATCGTGTGTTTCGGCGGCGTGGCGCTGAAGAACACCGGCGTCAACCACGGCGGCACCACCGCCCACCCGGCGCGGAACGCCCTGAACCGGTTCCGCGACCGCGGCGGCCGCATCGTGTCGTTCTCCCCGCTGCGCGACGACGTCGACGGACCGTGCGAGTGGTTCGCACCGGTGCCGGGCACGGACGTGGCGATCATGCTGGCGCTCGCCCACGTGCTGGCCACCGAGTCGCTGGCCGACCGAGAGTTCCTGGCCACCCACTGCACGGGATACGACCGGTTCGAACGCTATCTGCTCGGTCGCGACGACGGGGTGCCCAAGTCCCCGCAGTGGGCGGCGCCGATCTGCGGGTTGGCCGCCGAGGACCTCACCGCGCTGGCGCGGCGGATGGCCGACGGCCGCACGATCGTCACCGTCAGCTGGTCACTGCAACGCACCCGCTACGGCGAGCAGACGCCCTGGATGGGGGTGACGCTCGCGGCGATGCTGGGCCAGATCGGCCTTCCCGGAGGCGGATTCGGGCACGGTTACGGCTCGATGAACGAACCGGGACTGCCTCCGCTGCGCTGCACCCTGCCCAGGCTGCCGCAGGGCCTCAACCCGGTGACGTCGTTCATCCCGGTCGCGGCGGTGAGCGACATGCTGCTTCGGCCCGGAGAACCGTTCGACTACAACGGCCTTCGGCTCACCTATCCCGACATCAGGCTGGTGTACTGGGCCGGCGGCAACCCGTTCCACCATCACCAGAACATCCCGAGGTTGCGCCGGGCGCTGAGCCGGCCGGACACCGTCGTGGTCCACGACCCCTACTGGACTCCGATGTCCAAGCACGCCGACATCGTCGTGCCGTCGACGACGTTCGCCGAGCGCGACGACTTCTCCGGCTCGCGCAACGATCCCGTCCTGATGGCGATGCCGAAGCTGGTCGAGCCCCACGCTTCCTCCCGCGACGACTACGACACCTTCGCGGCGCTGTCGCGCCGACTCGGCGTCGGCGACGCGTTCACCGAAGGCCGCACATCCTGGCAGTGGCTCGGCCATCTCTACGAAACCTGGGCGCAGACCCTCGATTTCGATGTCCCGACGTTCGACGAGTTCTGGCAGGCGGGCGGGACCCGGCTTCCCGTCGAGGACGGGTTGACGCTGTTCGCCGACTTCCGGGCCGATCCGGTGCGGCACCGACTCGGCACCCGCAGCGGCCTGATCGAGATCTTCTGCGCCGACATCGACGCGTTCGGCTACGAGGACTGTGCCGGGCACCCGCGCTGGTTCGAACCGACGGAATGGCTCGGCGGCCCGCGCGCACGGCGCTACCCGCTGCACCTGCTGGCCAATCAGCCCGCTTCGCGGCTGCACAGCCAACTCGACGGCGGCGCTGCCAGCCAGAAGTCGAAAGTCAGTGGCCGGGAACCGATTCGGGTGAATCCGGCAGACGCCCGCACACGCGGCCTGGGCGACGGCGACGTGGTGCGGGTGTTCAACGACCGCGGCGCCTGCCTGGCCGGGGTGGTACTCGACGACCGGGTGCGTCCGCAGGTGGTGCAGTTGTCGACGGGGGCCTGGTTCGATCCGGCCGATCCCGCCGACGTCGACTCCCTGTGTCTGCACGGCAACCCGAACGTGCTCACCGACGACATCGGGACCTCGTCGCTGGCGCACGGCTGCAGCGGCGCGCACGCGCTGGTGGAGATCGAGAAGTACACGGGCACGCCGCCTGCGGTACGCGCGCACCGGCCGCCGGAAATGGTCAGTACGTCGCGAACTCGCTCAGCCCCGCCGCCAGCGCGACCGGCACCCGCGCCTTGA
- the miaA gene encoding tRNA (adenosine(37)-N6)-dimethylallyltransferase MiaA produces MTPRPLAIVGPTGTGKSALALAVADRLRDELPVEVVNADAMQLYRGMDIGTAKLSVAERHGVAHHQLDVLDVTETATVARYQQAAAADVEAIASRGALPIIVGGSMLYVQSLLDEWSFPATDPAVRAKWEHRLAEVGVAALHGELAEVDAAAAASILPTDGRRIVRALEVVELTGRPFAASAPTISAPRWNTAIIGVDWDTPLLDERLAQRTDKMFADGLVGEVVSLLGRGLRDGVTAMRALGYAQVIADLDAGGDGAAAREPTFVGTRRYVRRQRSWFRRDHRITWLDGADETAANVDAVLRIWRDVS; encoded by the coding sequence GTGACGCCGCGGCCCCTGGCGATCGTCGGGCCGACCGGCACCGGCAAATCGGCTCTCGCACTGGCCGTGGCCGACAGGTTGCGCGATGAGCTGCCCGTCGAGGTCGTCAACGCCGACGCGATGCAGCTCTACCGGGGCATGGACATCGGCACCGCCAAGTTGAGCGTCGCCGAACGCCACGGTGTCGCGCATCACCAACTCGACGTCCTCGACGTCACCGAGACCGCCACCGTCGCGCGCTACCAGCAGGCCGCCGCAGCCGACGTCGAGGCGATCGCGTCGCGGGGGGCACTGCCGATCATCGTGGGCGGGTCGATGCTCTACGTCCAGTCGCTGCTCGACGAGTGGTCGTTCCCGGCCACCGATCCGGCCGTCCGCGCCAAGTGGGAGCACCGTCTCGCCGAGGTCGGGGTGGCGGCGCTGCACGGCGAACTGGCCGAGGTCGACGCGGCGGCGGCCGCGTCGATCCTGCCCACCGATGGGCGCCGCATCGTGCGCGCGCTCGAGGTGGTGGAGCTGACCGGCCGGCCGTTCGCGGCGTCGGCGCCGACGATCAGCGCGCCGCGCTGGAACACCGCGATCATCGGGGTGGACTGGGACACACCGCTTCTCGACGAGCGGCTGGCGCAGCGGACCGACAAGATGTTCGCCGACGGGCTGGTCGGCGAGGTGGTGTCGCTGCTCGGCCGCGGACTGCGCGACGGCGTCACCGCGATGCGGGCGCTCGGCTACGCCCAGGTGATCGCCGATCTGGACGCCGGCGGCGACGGTGCCGCGGCGAGGGAACCGACGTTCGTCGGGACCCGCCGCTACGTCCGCCGGCAGCGGTCCTGGTTCCGGCGCGACCATCGCATCACCTGGCTCGACGGCGCCGACGAAACGGCAGCGAACGTCGACGCAGTCCTGCGCATCTGGCGGGACGTATCCTGA
- a CDS encoding Rv2732c family membrane protein: MSTGRGGGSGDFDDFKGELEAAERRVAREIDPGPRALVLAILVFALLITLVLPHTGGARGLDVLVGSDAALHNGVALPSRVFTWLSLVFGVGFSILALVTRRWALAWIALAGSTVASFVGLLAVWSRQTVAGSYPGPGIGLLIAWFSVILLTYHWARVVAARTALQLATEEHRRRIIADREGKSVLDEFGDDADDGGPSGRRKPDDGGPSKA; the protein is encoded by the coding sequence ATGAGCACAGGGCGAGGCGGCGGCAGCGGCGACTTCGACGACTTCAAGGGTGAGCTGGAAGCCGCGGAGCGGCGCGTCGCCCGCGAGATCGACCCCGGTCCGCGGGCGCTGGTCCTCGCGATCCTGGTGTTCGCGCTGCTGATCACGCTGGTGTTGCCGCACACCGGCGGCGCGAGGGGCCTCGACGTGCTGGTCGGCTCCGACGCCGCGCTGCACAACGGCGTCGCGCTGCCGTCGCGCGTGTTCACCTGGCTCTCCCTGGTTTTCGGTGTCGGCTTCTCGATCCTCGCGCTGGTCACCCGGCGCTGGGCACTCGCCTGGATCGCGCTGGCGGGCTCCACCGTGGCGTCGTTCGTCGGACTGCTGGCGGTGTGGTCACGCCAGACCGTCGCCGGCTCCTACCCGGGGCCCGGGATCGGCCTGCTGATCGCGTGGTTCTCGGTCATTCTGCTGACCTACCACTGGGCGCGGGTCGTCGCCGCCAGGACCGCGCTGCAACTGGCGACCGAGGAGCACCGCCGCCGGATCATCGCCGACCGTGAGGGCAAGAGTGTGCTCGACGAGTTCGGCGACGACGCCGACGACGGCGGGCCGTCGGGCCGTCGAAAGCCTGACGACGGCGGGCCGTCGAAAGCCTGA